A single window of Archangium gephyra DNA harbors:
- a CDS encoding chemotaxis protein CheW, whose translation MRHVIIRVEKERYGLPLAAVKEVVVPPERFTRVPRAPAAVTGVMNLRGRVVTVVELRQLLGLPDGPTPPGRVVLLERGRRDIGLLVTDVDGIEAVERVSAAPGKSVPAVRGVARLKGVAVTVLDPEGLDSAVVGLFTATQQK comes from the coding sequence GTGCGGCATGTCATCATCCGGGTGGAGAAGGAGCGCTACGGGCTGCCACTGGCCGCGGTGAAGGAAGTGGTGGTGCCTCCGGAGCGCTTCACGCGGGTGCCTCGGGCGCCCGCGGCGGTGACGGGGGTGATGAACCTGCGCGGGCGGGTGGTGACGGTGGTGGAGCTGCGCCAGTTGTTGGGCCTGCCGGATGGGCCCACCCCACCGGGCCGGGTGGTGTTGTTGGAGCGGGGACGGCGGGACATCGGCCTGTTGGTGACGGATGTGGATGGAATCGAGGCGGTGGAGCGGGTGAGCGCCGCTCCGGGCAAGTCGGTGCCGGCGGTACGCGGGGTGGCTCGCTTGAAGGGCGTGGCGGTGACGGTGTTGGATCCAGAGGGACTGGATTCCGCGGTGGTTGGACTCTTCACCGCGACTCAACAGAAGTGA
- a CDS encoding chemotaxis protein CheA, which yields MTMDMSRYLGLFLTEASEHLEGLGRDLVQLEREGAPGVVDSMFRHAHSVKGMASSMGFESIAVVAHRVEDLVDAIRQDPTKLERSLVDLLLSATDVMLAQVRAVSESKPPDDASALLGQLADKVCAVTGRTPGATRVINQAKAISPAPAEPAPVTAAARVAPEAVEAPPPSAPPASPPPAPEPAAEARVAAVVPPPEEGAPKTAKRWAVRLRIAPTCQTPGVRAFLVHKRLTGLGTLHGLQPPLEDLKAGRIPEGNIQVELETAEGEEGIRKALRNVAEVELVSLKPAVVAPPPAPVPAAAPGPVPAEAPRSATAGADATRTVRVRTELLDYFLDTVGELLLATARLRELGKVLPENSRPPIEEGVYRLHTLVKDLHDKVMSARMTPLSLITDRLPRAARDIARRREREVDLVVTGAEIELDRAILDELADPLLHLLRNCIDHGLESPEERVAAGKGARGRVLVSVRRARDRVVVEMEDDGRGMNAAKLKAAAVARGALSAEAAARMTDREAFMLACLPGVSTAQDVSEISGRGVGMDAVKRVVENVGGTLEIESELGRGTRFTLRLPLTVAVVHLLLVAVGDEVFGLPIAKVVGAMEADSEKLDRSREMPLLPHGQGLLPVYGLDELTGVQAPPRKGVRPFVVMEGDAGRVALAVDRLVGQEEAVLKPLSRPLDLLPGLSGVTILGSGRPVFILDVPRLLSA from the coding sequence ATGACGATGGACATGTCCCGCTACCTCGGCCTTTTCCTGACCGAGGCGAGCGAGCACCTGGAGGGGCTGGGCAGGGATCTCGTGCAGCTGGAGCGCGAGGGAGCCCCCGGCGTGGTGGACTCCATGTTCCGCCACGCCCACTCGGTCAAGGGCATGGCCTCCTCCATGGGCTTCGAGTCCATCGCCGTGGTGGCCCACCGGGTGGAAGACCTGGTGGACGCCATCCGCCAGGATCCCACCAAGCTGGAGCGCTCCCTGGTGGACCTGCTGCTGTCGGCCACCGACGTGATGCTCGCCCAGGTGCGCGCCGTGTCGGAGAGCAAGCCGCCGGATGACGCCTCGGCGCTGCTCGGCCAGCTCGCGGACAAGGTGTGTGCCGTCACCGGCCGCACGCCCGGCGCCACGCGGGTCATCAATCAGGCGAAGGCCATTTCCCCCGCCCCGGCCGAGCCCGCTCCGGTGACGGCCGCCGCGCGCGTGGCGCCCGAGGCCGTCGAGGCTCCGCCTCCGTCCGCTCCTCCCGCTTCGCCGCCCCCCGCGCCCGAGCCCGCCGCCGAGGCCCGTGTGGCCGCCGTGGTCCCTCCGCCCGAGGAAGGGGCCCCGAAGACGGCGAAGCGCTGGGCGGTCCGGTTGCGCATCGCCCCCACCTGCCAGACTCCGGGCGTGCGCGCCTTCCTGGTGCACAAGCGGCTGACGGGCCTGGGCACGCTGCACGGCCTGCAGCCCCCGCTGGAGGACTTGAAGGCCGGCCGCATCCCCGAGGGCAACATCCAGGTGGAACTGGAGACGGCCGAGGGCGAGGAGGGCATCCGCAAGGCGCTGCGCAACGTGGCGGAGGTGGAGCTCGTCTCGCTCAAGCCGGCGGTGGTGGCGCCACCGCCCGCGCCCGTGCCCGCCGCGGCTCCCGGCCCCGTGCCCGCCGAGGCCCCGCGCTCCGCCACCGCCGGAGCGGATGCGACGCGCACGGTGCGCGTGCGCACGGAGCTGCTGGACTACTTCCTGGACACGGTGGGCGAGCTGCTGCTGGCCACCGCGCGCCTGCGCGAGCTGGGCAAGGTGCTGCCGGAGAATTCACGTCCCCCCATCGAGGAGGGCGTCTACCGGCTGCATACGCTGGTGAAGGATCTGCACGACAAGGTGATGAGCGCGCGCATGACGCCGCTGTCGCTCATCACCGACCGGCTGCCCCGCGCCGCGCGCGACATCGCCCGGCGCCGCGAGCGCGAGGTGGACCTGGTGGTGACCGGCGCGGAGATCGAGCTGGACCGGGCCATCCTCGACGAGCTGGCGGATCCGCTGCTGCACCTGCTGCGCAACTGCATCGACCATGGCCTCGAGTCACCGGAGGAGCGGGTGGCCGCGGGCAAGGGCGCGCGGGGACGCGTGCTGGTGTCGGTGCGCCGTGCGCGGGACCGGGTCGTGGTGGAGATGGAGGACGACGGGCGCGGCATGAACGCGGCGAAGCTGAAGGCGGCGGCGGTGGCTCGCGGCGCCCTCAGCGCGGAGGCCGCGGCGCGGATGACGGACCGCGAGGCCTTCATGCTCGCGTGCCTGCCGGGCGTGTCCACCGCCCAGGACGTGTCGGAGATCTCCGGCCGTGGCGTGGGCATGGACGCGGTGAAGCGGGTGGTGGAGAACGTGGGCGGGACGCTGGAAATCGAGAGCGAGCTGGGGCGCGGTACGCGCTTCACGCTGCGGCTGCCGCTCACGGTGGCGGTGGTGCACCTGCTGCTGGTGGCCGTGGGCGACGAGGTGTTCGGCCTGCCCATCGCCAAGGTGGTGGGGGCGATGGAGGCGGACAGCGAGAAGCTGGACCGCAGCCGGGAGATGCCGCTGCTGCCGCACGGGCAGGGGCTGCTGCCGGTGTACGGGCTGGACGAGCTGACCGGCGTCCAGGCTCCGCCGCGCAAGGGCGTCCGGCCCTTCGTGGTGATGGAAGGGGACGCGGGCCGGGTCGCGCTCGCGGTGGATCGATTGGTGGGACAGGAAGAAGCGGTGCTCAAGCCGCTGTCCCGTCCTCTGGACTTGCTGCCGGGCCTCTCGGGAGTGACCATCCTGGGAAGTGGCCGCCCGGTCTTCATCCTGGACGTGCCGAGGTTACTGTCCGCGTGA
- a CDS encoding methyl-accepting chemotaxis protein produces MRRPLRDDPSPGLTPRRDPVQRLLRTVEQPGTGGHEVSLQLKILTGYLMMGCVLTAALLISETLLDFYWRIGMALGITLGLALILPRYLARVTRVRVLSRSAFEISQGDLSKPLVVEPPRALRRDEIDELAMAIRRMQENLRDLVGKIQDTAKSVADTAKDLQGSAENVNATNEEVGLSMDKIAQGAETQSQLVGKTSKVITEMAGSIQRTAASAEDAARTAAETSSAAENGSKAALLAGEKVKKVFNRIEAASQQVFAFGEKTQEISKIVDAITQVAQQTNLLALNATIEAARAGEYGRGFAVVADEVRKLAESAGRSAEQISRLARDISGQSTSVVSAMKEGIEELAEGREDITGIVRSMSAITDTVRKVAEKVHLISESAREQLKGSQEMVNATEEISLVARNNAASTEAIQAVIQDQSDAMVRMTSLASELTNLSIELQSVVRSFRLNA; encoded by the coding sequence GTGCGCCGCCCTCTCCGCGACGATCCATCCCCAGGCCTCACTCCCCGCCGTGATCCCGTGCAGCGGCTGCTGCGTACTGTCGAGCAGCCCGGCACGGGGGGGCACGAGGTCTCCCTGCAGCTGAAGATCCTCACCGGCTATCTGATGATGGGCTGCGTGCTGACGGCGGCGCTCCTCATCTCCGAGACGCTGCTGGACTTCTACTGGCGCATCGGCATGGCGCTGGGCATCACGCTCGGGCTGGCGCTCATCCTCCCGCGCTACCTGGCGCGCGTGACGCGCGTGCGCGTGCTGTCGCGCTCGGCCTTCGAGATCTCCCAGGGCGACCTGTCCAAGCCGCTCGTCGTCGAGCCGCCGCGCGCCCTGCGCCGCGATGAGATCGACGAGCTGGCCATGGCCATCCGCCGCATGCAGGAGAACCTGCGCGACCTGGTGGGCAAGATCCAGGACACCGCCAAGAGCGTGGCCGACACCGCCAAGGACCTGCAGGGCTCGGCCGAGAACGTCAACGCGACCAACGAAGAGGTGGGCTTGTCCATGGACAAGATCGCCCAGGGCGCCGAGACGCAGTCGCAGCTCGTCGGCAAGACGTCCAAGGTGATTACGGAGATGGCCGGCAGCATCCAGCGCACCGCGGCGAGCGCCGAGGACGCGGCCCGCACCGCCGCCGAGACGAGCAGCGCGGCCGAGAACGGCAGCAAGGCCGCGCTCCTGGCCGGCGAGAAGGTGAAGAAGGTCTTCAACCGGATTGAAGCCGCGAGCCAGCAGGTGTTCGCCTTCGGGGAGAAGACGCAGGAGATTTCGAAGATCGTCGACGCCATCACCCAGGTGGCGCAGCAGACGAACCTGCTGGCGCTCAACGCCACCATCGAGGCGGCGCGCGCGGGCGAGTACGGCCGTGGCTTCGCGGTGGTGGCCGACGAGGTGCGCAAGCTGGCCGAGAGCGCGGGCCGCTCCGCCGAGCAGATCTCCCGGCTGGCGCGCGACATCTCCGGCCAGTCCACCTCCGTGGTCAGCGCCATGAAGGAGGGCATCGAGGAGCTGGCCGAGGGCCGTGAGGACATCACCGGCATCGTCCGCTCCATGAGCGCCATCACCGACACCGTGCGCAAGGTGGCCGAGAAGGTGCACCTCATCTCCGAGAGCGCCCGCGAGCAGCTCAAGGGCAGCCAGGAGATGGTCAACGCCACCGAGGAGATCTCCCTGGTGGCCCGCAACAACGCCGCCTCCACCGAGGCCATCCAGGCCGTCATCCAGGATCAGTCGGACGCCATGGTGCGCATGACCTCGCTGGCCAGCGAGCTGACCAACCTCTCCATCGAGCTGCAGAGCGTGGTGCGCAGCTTCCGCCTGAACGCCTGA
- a CDS encoding chemotaxis protein CheC, producing the protein MSPSPSDIQLDALREVANIGCGHAVNALARLVGGRTVNLSVPRAVLAAPADVAELLGGAEAPVVAAKLGMEGQLRGVLLLVLPREDSSALEALLLRRQDAPAEERESALSEAANIVASACLSAIGTLTGWRLLPTVPELVRGAAGLVVSRAVTEAQGGDRVVVLETRFSAVGAPAVSGQVLLVLERESSKALLARLGV; encoded by the coding sequence GTGAGCCCTTCTCCGAGCGACATTCAGCTGGACGCCCTGCGCGAGGTGGCCAACATCGGCTGCGGGCACGCCGTCAACGCGCTCGCGCGGCTGGTGGGGGGCCGGACGGTGAACCTGTCCGTGCCCCGCGCCGTGCTGGCGGCCCCCGCGGACGTGGCCGAGCTGCTGGGCGGCGCCGAGGCGCCCGTGGTGGCGGCGAAGCTGGGCATGGAGGGCCAGCTGCGCGGCGTGCTGCTGCTGGTGCTGCCCCGCGAGGACAGCTCGGCCCTGGAGGCGCTGCTGCTGCGGCGCCAGGACGCGCCGGCCGAGGAGCGCGAGAGCGCGCTGTCGGAAGCGGCCAACATCGTGGCGAGCGCGTGTCTGTCCGCCATCGGGACGCTGACGGGCTGGCGGCTGCTGCCCACCGTGCCGGAGCTGGTGCGGGGCGCGGCGGGCCTGGTGGTGTCGCGCGCCGTCACCGAGGCGCAGGGCGGCGATCGCGTGGTGGTGCTGGAGACGCGCTTCTCCGCGGTGGGCGCCCCCGCGGTGTCGGGCCAGGTGCTGCTGGTGCTCGAGCGCGAGAGCTCCAAGGCGCTGCTCGCCCGCCTCGGCGTGTAG
- a CDS encoding response regulator codes for MAKRVLVVDDAIFMRNMIKDIFASGGFEVVGEAANGLEAVEKYKDLKPDLTTMDIVMPFKSGIEATREIIKYDANAVVIMCSALGQESLVMEAIEAGASDFIVKPFRAEDVLAVVKKVLGEG; via the coding sequence ATGGCTAAGCGGGTGCTGGTCGTCGACGATGCCATCTTCATGCGCAACATGATCAAGGACATCTTCGCGTCCGGCGGTTTCGAGGTCGTCGGAGAGGCGGCCAACGGACTGGAGGCCGTGGAGAAGTACAAGGATCTGAAGCCGGATCTCACCACGATGGATATCGTCATGCCGTTCAAGAGCGGCATCGAGGCCACGCGGGAGATCATCAAGTATGACGCCAACGCGGTCGTCATCATGTGCTCGGCGCTGGGCCAGGAGAGCCTGGTGATGGAGGCCATCGAGGCGGGAGCCTCGGACTTCATCGTGAAGCCCTTCCGGGCCGAGGACGTGCTGGCCGTCGTGAAGAAGGTATTGGGCGAGGGCTAG